Proteins from one Doryrhamphus excisus isolate RoL2022-K1 chromosome 19, RoL_Dexc_1.0, whole genome shotgun sequence genomic window:
- the vrtn gene encoding vertnin produces the protein MIQRNELVLSVLRDLQEATESPGLDTLTRKALEADQVLTPFQLPRTPCQDFPEWVGVDEVAQGLYPGDAPAELLPLRCKGKGNLLFDAASMLLVGNSALSLELQVRTVVEMVLWKRYYLSGMIDSKMMLQAVRFSLCAEESEDMLNLPVTVLEAIFDADVKASCFLGSYANMWHVYALSSVLQFNIYSIYPMFNLKIRPYFNRLIRPRTWPQNSKPQTLHIMWSGELHSESLFRPDHFVALVMSSDVAFRSPDSDPRPSPTKSVELPNHEPQFSYPSLKDKYNITKRTFYRWKRQSQEHCKKSAARYEAKYFLQACYLEGRLIPLHQFKEFFPEISRSSYYNWKHELLKSGGSFSTSSSTGEISPGESTEQEVWSSPEARQDESDQHDSVASMFGLSMANLDLDRAQNVAHMQEAKRCLQNCIAVNASFPFRIFKRNFPGISRSTYYNWRREAMLFNRGYKASSSEDSSDVDKSQSPKSLSPVSENVARDVAPRTRICRQRHRSFRLAYMGKKQLRDGAKLLIRKSKLSLSKFKIRFPSLSLCFFWLWKNSNRKMKAANQSPEAIKVEERPLAASAEVPMADSHKSLLFGESLNCASRPSVADLDPPHHQPSLAGARLDERMLAMDVVALANFKAKAKLFLQQRFEEKSFPTFKEFRSYFPFTPRSTYYMWKRALHHGVSLVHG, from the exons ATGATCCAGAGGAACGAGTTAGTGCTATCCGTCCTGAGGGATCTCCAGGAGGCCACGGAGAGCCCGGGCCTGGACACTTTGACCAGGAAAGCCCTGGAGGCAGACCAGGTCCTGACTCCATTCCAGCTGCCCCGCACGCCTTGCCAGGATTTCCCAGAGTGGGTCGGAGTGGATGAAGTGGCTCAAGGATTGTACCCGGGTGACGCCCCCGCGGAACTCCTGCCCCTGCGCtgtaaaggaaaaggaaaccTGTTGTTTGACGCGGCTAGCATGCTGCTAGTGGGCAACAGTGCGCTGAGCTTGGAGCTTCAG GTAAGGACCGTAGTGGAAATGGTCCTGTGGAAGAGGTACTACCTGTCCGGCATGATCGACTCCAAGATGATGCTCCAGGCGGTCCGCTTCAGCCTCTGCGCTGAAGAATCCGAGGACATGCTGAACCTCCCGGTGACTGTCCTGGAAGCCATCTTTGACGCCGACGTTAAGGCCTCGTGCTTCCTGGGCTCTTACGCCAACATGTGGCACGTGTACGCGTTGTCGTCTGTGCTGCAGTTCAACATCTACTCCATCTACCCCATGTTCAACCTCAAGATCCGACCTTACTTCAACAGACTCATACGACCCAGGACGTGGCCCCAAAACTCCAAGCCACAAACCCTGCACATCATGTGGTCCGGAGAACTTCATTCCGAGTCCTTGTTCCGACCAGATCATTTTGTAGCGTTGGTAATGTCAAGCGATGTCGCATTTCGAAGTCCTGACAGCGACCCGAGGCCCTCTCCTACCAAAAGCGTCGAGCTCCCGAACCACGAGCCGCAGTTCTCCTATCCCAGTCTGAAAGACAAGTACAACATCACCAAGAGGACCTTCTACCGCTGGAAGAGGCAGTCTCAGGAACACTGCAAAAAGTCTGCAGCCCGCTACGAGGCTAAGTACTTCCTCCAGGCGTGCTACCTGGAAGGGAGGCTCATCCCGCTGCACCAGTTCAAAGAGTTCTTCCCCGAAATCTCTCGCTCGTCTTACTACAACTGGAAGCATGAGCTCCTGAAGTCTGGAGGAAGCTTCTCCACGTCCTCGTCTACAGGAGAGATCAGTCCAGGAGAGAGCACCGAGCAAGAAGTCTGGTCCTCACCAGAAGCCAGGCAGGACGAGTCGGACCAACACGACAGTGTGGCCAGCATGTTTGGCCTGAGCATGGCTAACTTGGATCTGGACCGCGCCCAGAATGTGGCCCACATGCAGGAAGCTAAACGCTGCTTGCAGAACTGCATCGCCGTGAACGCCTCGTTCCCCTTCAGGATCTTCAAGCGTAACTTCCCGGGAATCTCCAGATCCACATACTACAACTGGAGGAGGGAAGCCATGTTGTTCAATAGAGGCTACAAAGCCAGCAGCAGCGAGGACAGCTCGGATGTCGATAAGAGTCAGAGTCCGAAAAGTCTCTCGCCCGTCTCGGAGAATGTCGCCCGGGATGTGGCACCCAGGACGAGGATCTGCAGGCAAAGGCATAGAAGTTTCCGCTTGGCCTACATGGGTAAGAAACAACTGCGAGACGGCGCAAAGTTGCTCATCCGGAAGTCGAAATTGTCCTTAAGCAAGTTCAAGATCAGGTTCCCGTCCTTGTCGCTTTGCTTCTTCTGGCTCTGGAAGAACAGCAACAGGAAGATGaaagcagccaatcagagtCCAGAGGCCATTAAAGTTGAGGAAAGGCCCCTAGCCGCCTCCGCAGAAGTCCCGATGGCGGACAGCCACAAGTCGCTCCTTTTTGGGGAGAGCCTCAATTGCGCATCTCGTCCCAGCGTAGCCGATTTGGACCCCCCGCATCACCAGCCCAGCTTGGCGGGGGCGCGGCTGGACGAGCGCATGCTCGCCATGGATGTGGTGGCTCTGGCCAACTTCAAGGCCAAAGCCAAGCTGTTCCTGCAGCAGCGCTTTGAGGAGAAATCCTTCCCCACTTTCAAGGAGTTCCGCTCCTACTTTCCCTTCACGCCGCGCTCCACCTACTACATGTGGAAGCGGGCTCTGCACCACGGGGTGTCGCTGGTTCACGGCTAA